A window of the Tunturibacter empetritectus genome harbors these coding sequences:
- the sseA gene encoding 3-mercaptopyruvate sulfurtransferase: protein MNPLVTAAWLAAHLEDPGTIILDATLPPVGVTPPIDTHARYLANHIPGAIFFDIEDLSDHTTSLPHMLPTADAFARSMSTLGVADNATIVIYEQQGVFSAPRAWWMLRTMGAKDVHILDGGLLAWTEANLPTETGPVHHAPASFHAKLKHEAVKDLAQLKAELNSQKQILDARSAARFNGTAPEPRPNLSSGHMPGAISVPFTDLVEDGRLKPADKLREYFAGKKVDLHQPITTTCGSGVTAAVISLGLELAGAKHVSLYDGSWAEYAQQPDSVIEKTI, encoded by the coding sequence ATGAACCCCCTCGTCACCGCCGCATGGCTGGCCGCCCACCTCGAAGACCCCGGCACCATCATCCTCGACGCCACCCTCCCTCCCGTAGGCGTCACCCCACCCATCGACACCCACGCCCGCTATCTTGCCAACCACATCCCCGGCGCCATCTTCTTCGACATCGAAGACCTCTCTGACCACACCACCTCACTCCCCCACATGCTGCCCACCGCCGACGCCTTCGCCCGCAGCATGTCCACCCTTGGCGTCGCCGACAACGCGACCATCGTCATCTACGAGCAGCAAGGCGTCTTCTCCGCCCCCCGAGCCTGGTGGATGCTCCGCACGATGGGCGCGAAGGATGTCCATATCCTCGACGGCGGCCTCCTCGCCTGGACCGAAGCCAACCTCCCCACCGAAACCGGCCCCGTCCACCACGCCCCCGCCAGCTTCCACGCTAAGCTCAAACACGAAGCCGTAAAGGACCTCGCCCAACTCAAAGCCGAACTCAACAGCCAAAAACAAATCCTCGACGCCCGCTCCGCCGCCCGCTTCAACGGCACCGCACCCGAGCCGCGCCCCAACCTCTCCTCCGGCCACATGCCCGGAGCCATCAGCGTCCCCTTCACCGACCTCGTAGAAGACGGCCGCCTAAAACCCGCCGACAAACTCCGCGAATACTTTGCCGGAAAAAAAGTAGACCTCCACCAACCCATCACCACCACCTGCGGCTCCGGAGTCACTGCCGCCGTCATCTCCCTCGGCCTCGAACTAGCCGGCGCAAAACACGTAAGCCTCTACGACGGCTCCTGGGCCGAGTACGCCCAGCAACCCGACTCCGTCATCGAAAAAACCATCTAA
- a CDS encoding Tex family protein, whose translation MARQAMTDASVLPPQILLHIAQTLNLPMHGLVAVITLLDEGGTVPFIARYRKEATGNLDEVQIRDIEEKLAYFRDLAARRATILASITEQGKLNDELKVRIEATLDKSELEDLYLPYRPKRRTKAAIAREKGLEPLALYLWEQTIADEPLSLMAPRFVDGEKGVASVEEALEGARHIVAEMISESADLRKAVRALMFDEGVVVSRKAMDAVDEQEKFKMYYEYREAVKTIPSHRMLAIRRGESENVLYFLIELESARALNVLRHGVLRGQGDWTPQLELAVEDCWSRLLNSSIQGELRLELKKRSDLDAIQVFRENLHHLLLAPPAGPISVLGIDPGQRTGCKIAVVDETGKFLANDVLYLHTSKGAAEAAGKTLEALVVKHQVRAIAIGNGTASRETDAFVREFLRERGLENIFSVTVSESGASIYSASDVARQEFPDLDLTVRGAISIARRLQDPLSELVKVDPKSIGVGQYQHDVDQRQLQQSLETVIESCVNRVGVDLNTSSWTLLRYVSGVTERTALNIVSYRNEHGRFRSRTQLMKVPGIGAKTFEQAAGFLRIRDGENPLDMTAVHPESYAVVEQIAASLKSPVEELIKSPQLLEKVDKSAVSAGSFTLNDILEELKKPGRDPRDKFVAPSFNESVRELSDVMAEMVLEGVVTNVTKFGAFVDIGVHQDGLVHISELSVKFIKDPSEAVKAGQIVKVKVLSVDAKTKRIALSIKALHERGPRGVRPADGGARGGSSSKEQGLKGQGRPTVKTQVQVNARAVAPAKAPISFDDKLAMLSSKWKG comes from the coding sequence ATGGCTAGACAAGCCATGACTGACGCAAGCGTTCTCCCTCCCCAGATTTTGCTGCATATTGCCCAAACTCTCAACCTCCCGATGCATGGTCTGGTAGCGGTGATTACGCTTCTAGATGAGGGAGGGACTGTTCCTTTTATTGCGCGGTATCGCAAGGAGGCTACTGGCAATCTCGATGAGGTGCAGATTCGCGATATCGAGGAGAAGCTCGCTTACTTCCGCGATCTAGCTGCGCGGCGAGCTACGATACTGGCTTCGATTACGGAGCAGGGCAAGCTGAACGATGAGTTAAAAGTGCGGATCGAGGCGACTCTTGATAAGAGCGAGTTGGAGGATCTGTATCTTCCGTATCGACCCAAGCGAAGGACGAAGGCGGCGATCGCTCGAGAGAAGGGGTTGGAGCCGCTTGCGCTCTATCTGTGGGAGCAGACGATTGCGGATGAGCCGCTGAGCTTGATGGCTCCGCGATTCGTCGATGGCGAGAAGGGTGTGGCTTCGGTCGAGGAGGCCCTCGAGGGCGCGAGACATATCGTCGCTGAGATGATCAGCGAGAGTGCAGACTTGCGAAAGGCCGTTCGTGCGCTGATGTTTGATGAAGGCGTCGTTGTGAGTCGTAAGGCGATGGACGCGGTGGATGAGCAGGAGAAGTTCAAGATGTACTACGAGTATCGCGAGGCGGTGAAGACGATTCCGTCACATCGGATGCTTGCGATTCGTCGAGGTGAGAGCGAGAACGTTCTTTATTTTTTGATTGAGTTGGAGTCGGCACGAGCGTTGAATGTGCTGCGCCATGGGGTGTTGCGAGGGCAGGGGGATTGGACGCCGCAGCTGGAGCTGGCCGTTGAGGATTGCTGGTCGCGGCTGCTGAACTCGTCGATTCAAGGGGAGTTGCGGCTGGAGTTGAAGAAGCGCTCGGATCTGGATGCGATCCAGGTGTTCCGAGAAAATTTGCACCATCTGTTGCTGGCACCGCCGGCGGGGCCGATCTCGGTGCTGGGGATTGACCCGGGGCAGAGGACCGGGTGCAAGATTGCGGTGGTGGATGAGACGGGGAAGTTCCTCGCCAATGATGTGCTGTATCTGCATACGTCGAAGGGCGCAGCCGAGGCGGCGGGGAAGACGCTTGAGGCTCTGGTGGTGAAGCACCAGGTGAGGGCGATTGCGATTGGGAATGGGACGGCTTCGCGGGAGACGGATGCGTTTGTGCGGGAGTTTCTGCGGGAGCGCGGGCTGGAGAATATCTTCTCGGTGACGGTGAGCGAGTCGGGCGCGAGCATCTATTCGGCTTCGGATGTGGCGCGGCAGGAGTTTCCGGATCTCGACCTGACGGTGCGCGGGGCGATCTCAATCGCGCGGCGATTGCAGGATCCTCTTTCGGAGCTGGTGAAGGTCGATCCGAAGTCGATTGGCGTTGGGCAGTATCAGCATGATGTGGATCAGAGGCAGTTGCAGCAGTCGCTGGAGACGGTGATTGAGAGCTGCGTGAATCGGGTTGGGGTTGACCTGAATACCTCGTCGTGGACTTTGCTGCGGTATGTTTCGGGCGTGACGGAGCGGACGGCGCTGAATATCGTGAGTTACCGGAACGAGCATGGACGGTTTCGTTCGCGGACGCAGTTGATGAAGGTCCCTGGAATCGGGGCGAAGACGTTTGAGCAGGCTGCGGGATTTCTGCGGATTCGTGATGGAGAGAATCCGCTGGATATGACTGCGGTTCATCCGGAGTCTTATGCGGTTGTAGAGCAGATTGCGGCTTCGTTGAAGTCTCCGGTGGAGGAGCTGATCAAAAGTCCGCAGCTGCTGGAGAAGGTGGATAAGAGCGCGGTTTCGGCGGGGAGTTTTACGCTGAACGACATTCTGGAGGAGTTGAAGAAGCCGGGGCGCGATCCTCGAGATAAATTTGTTGCGCCTAGCTTTAACGAGAGTGTGCGGGAGCTGTCGGATGTGATGGCTGAGATGGTGCTGGAAGGCGTGGTGACGAATGTGACCAAGTTTGGCGCGTTCGTCGATATCGGGGTGCACCAAGATGGGCTGGTGCATATCAGTGAGCTGTCGGTGAAGTTCATCAAGGATCCCTCTGAGGCGGTGAAGGCTGGACAGATTGTGAAGGTGAAGGTGCTGTCCGTCGATGCGAAGACGAAGCGGATTGCGCTCTCGATCAAGGCACTGCATGAGAGGGGGCCGAGGGGTGTTCGTCCTGCGGACGGTGGTGCTCGTGGTGGCTCGTCGTCGAAGGAGCAGGGGCTGAAGGGACAGGGAAGACCTACGGTGAAGACCCAGGTTCAGGTGAACGCTCGTGCTGTTGCTCCGGCGAAGGCTCCGATCTCTTTCGACGACAAGCTGGCCATGCTTTCTTCCAAGTGGAAGGGGTAA
- the lptE gene encoding LPS assembly lipoprotein LptE → MRLLTPILLLTLTGCGYHQAGSATHLPASVRTLAVPVFVTNAQAFHTEMAFTQATIRELNTRTKYRILTSDSDSADATLHGTILTQTISPLTYDGATGQSSSYLITITAKVLLTAHDGHTLYRNDAFVYREQYQSTQDLSGFIQEDNHAVNRVAKDFAQAVVSDMLESF, encoded by the coding sequence ATGCGCCTCCTCACCCCGATCCTTCTCCTCACGCTCACCGGCTGCGGCTACCACCAGGCCGGCTCCGCGACCCACCTCCCCGCCAGCGTCCGCACTCTCGCCGTCCCCGTCTTCGTCACCAACGCCCAGGCCTTCCACACCGAGATGGCCTTCACCCAAGCCACCATCCGCGAGCTCAACACCCGCACCAAATACCGCATCCTCACCTCCGATTCAGACTCCGCCGACGCCACCCTCCACGGCACCATCCTCACCCAGACCATCTCCCCCCTCACCTACGACGGAGCCACCGGACAATCCTCCAGCTACCTCATCACCATCACCGCCAAAGTCCTCCTCACCGCCCACGACGGCCACACCCTCTACCGCAACGACGCCTTCGTCTACCGCGAGCAGTACCAATCCACCCAGGACCTCTCCGGCTTCATCCAGGAAGATAACCACGCCGTCAACCGCGTCGCAAAAGACTTCGCCCAGGCCGTCGTAAGCGATATGCTGGAGTCCTTCTAA
- the holA gene encoding DNA polymerase III subunit delta, with amino-acid sequence MASLKSFASVDRFVTEIASQATLRPAYVLLGDEVFLYDRCRKAVLATLAPEDTRDFCLHDLDLADTSIFEVLDRAQTPSLMAPFQVLFVRNLKNLYGRGSKKEEFAAIDAYFRSPNPSALLLFVADHLRIPTDLRKMDYQDKDRYEKIRETLGDWCSTVELARVDENDAIKWVTTTAESRNIKFDPDAARELVDSLGADMMLIASEFEKLLLYVEGKNRVTLGDVETMVLAAKQRSLYELTDAISAKDRPRALLLLHGLLNASDGGEDAAIGHLYMLARTFRQMLIISEKNVRDPRAIWQVLWQGFRMPPFAAEDLIKQARRYKSRRELTRAIRLVARADLELRSSPANKLLVLERLILDLSTEPKPTLYDPTHQFAMEL; translated from the coding sequence ATGGCCTCTCTCAAATCCTTCGCCAGCGTCGATCGCTTTGTCACAGAGATCGCCTCCCAAGCTACCCTCCGTCCCGCCTACGTCCTCCTCGGCGACGAGGTCTTCCTCTACGACCGCTGCCGCAAAGCCGTCCTCGCCACCCTGGCCCCCGAAGACACCCGCGACTTCTGCCTCCACGACCTCGACCTCGCCGACACCAGCATCTTCGAGGTACTCGACCGCGCCCAGACCCCCTCCCTCATGGCGCCCTTCCAGGTCCTCTTCGTCCGCAACCTCAAAAACCTCTACGGCCGCGGCAGCAAAAAAGAAGAGTTTGCGGCAATCGACGCCTACTTCCGCTCGCCCAACCCTTCAGCCCTCCTCCTCTTCGTCGCCGACCACCTCCGCATCCCCACCGACCTCCGCAAGATGGACTATCAGGACAAGGATCGCTACGAGAAAATCCGCGAGACCTTAGGCGACTGGTGCAGCACGGTAGAGCTAGCCCGCGTCGACGAAAACGACGCCATCAAATGGGTCACCACCACCGCCGAATCCCGCAACATAAAGTTCGACCCCGACGCCGCCCGCGAGCTCGTCGACTCCCTCGGCGCCGACATGATGCTCATCGCCAGCGAGTTCGAAAAGCTCCTCCTCTACGTCGAAGGAAAGAACCGCGTCACCCTCGGCGACGTCGAAACCATGGTCCTCGCCGCCAAGCAGCGCTCCCTCTACGAGCTCACCGACGCCATCTCCGCCAAGGACCGCCCCCGCGCCCTCCTGCTCCTCCACGGCCTCCTCAACGCCTCCGACGGTGGCGAAGACGCCGCCATCGGCCATCTCTACATGCTCGCCCGCACCTTCCGCCAGATGCTCATCATCTCGGAGAAAAACGTGCGCGACCCTCGCGCCATCTGGCAGGTCCTCTGGCAGGGCTTCCGCATGCCCCCCTTCGCCGCCGAAGACCTCATCAAACAAGCCCGCCGCTACAAATCACGCCGCGAACTCACCCGCGCCATCCGCCTCGTAGCCCGCGCCGACCTCGAACTCCGCAGCTCCCCCGCCAACAAACTCTTAGTCCTAGAGCGCCTCATCCTCGACCTCTCCACCGAACCCAAACCCACCCTCTACGACCCCACCCACCAATTCGCCATGGAACTATGA
- a CDS encoding Fpg/Nei family DNA glycosylase — protein MPELPDITAYLNALESRILGQPLTQLRIASPFLLRTVQPRIEEVESHTIRALHRIGKRIVFEFDNGIWLVLHLMIAGRLHWRPLGAKLGGRNNLAAFDFPNGSLVLTEAGSKRRASLHLFANQAAAQEIDPGGLELFQRDTFSPNLEDFRTALTTENRTLKRALTDPRILSGIGNAYSDEILHAAQLSPILQTAKLTPDQWQRLYNATRSTMQLWIARLNAEGAEAFPEKVTAFRKDMAVHGRFGQPCPTCGQPIQRIRYADNETNYCAQCQTDGKVLADRSLSRLLGKDWPRTLDELEALKKR, from the coding sequence ATGCCAGAGCTACCCGACATCACCGCCTATCTCAACGCGCTTGAGTCCCGCATCCTCGGCCAGCCACTCACCCAACTCCGCATTGCAAGCCCCTTCCTTCTCCGTACCGTCCAACCTCGCATCGAAGAAGTCGAAAGTCACACAATCCGAGCACTCCACCGCATCGGCAAACGCATCGTCTTCGAGTTCGACAACGGCATCTGGTTAGTCCTTCACCTCATGATCGCCGGCCGTCTCCACTGGCGTCCCCTTGGCGCAAAACTCGGCGGCCGCAACAACCTCGCCGCCTTCGACTTCCCCAACGGCTCCCTAGTCCTCACTGAAGCCGGCTCCAAACGCCGAGCCTCCCTCCACCTCTTCGCCAACCAGGCCGCCGCGCAAGAGATCGACCCCGGCGGCCTCGAGCTCTTCCAACGCGACACCTTCAGCCCCAACCTCGAAGACTTCCGCACTGCCCTCACGACCGAAAACCGTACTCTCAAGCGAGCCCTCACCGATCCCCGCATCCTCTCCGGCATCGGCAACGCCTACTCCGACGAGATCCTCCACGCCGCTCAGTTGTCTCCTATCCTGCAAACCGCAAAGCTCACTCCAGACCAGTGGCAGCGCCTCTACAACGCCACCCGCAGCACCATGCAACTCTGGATAGCTCGCCTCAACGCCGAAGGGGCCGAGGCATTCCCCGAAAAAGTCACCGCCTTCCGCAAAGACATGGCCGTTCACGGGCGCTTCGGCCAACCCTGCCCCACCTGCGGCCAGCCCATCCAGCGCATCCGCTACGCCGACAACGAGACCAACTACTGCGCCCAATGCCAGACCGACGGCAAAGTCCTCGCCGACCGCAGCCTCTCGCGCCTCCTCGGCAAAGACTGGCCCCGAACCCTCGACGAACTCGAAGCCCTCAAAAAACGCTGA
- a CDS encoding DsrE family protein, which yields MIRRLFLSRFAQLAALPLALGGGSLVGQTQHKTLKIMMKSAWGSDDPTKAAFPFLHGLALAEAGHEVQFFLLGEAVGLMRKTLANAVTPVGWPPVGETLDKLAAKHITIYACGTCSRARGVTEADLNNYGAKFGNPTIFVSLVEWADRVITE from the coding sequence ATGATACGTCGACTCTTTCTGTCACGGTTTGCTCAGTTGGCGGCTTTGCCTCTTGCTTTGGGTGGTGGTTCTCTTGTGGGGCAAACTCAGCATAAGACACTGAAGATCATGATGAAGAGCGCGTGGGGCTCTGACGATCCGACCAAGGCGGCGTTCCCCTTTCTGCATGGGCTGGCGCTCGCGGAAGCTGGACACGAGGTGCAGTTTTTCCTGCTGGGAGAGGCAGTTGGATTGATGCGAAAGACGCTTGCGAATGCGGTTACGCCAGTCGGATGGCCGCCTGTGGGTGAGACGCTGGATAAGCTCGCCGCGAAGCATATTACGATCTACGCCTGTGGGACGTGCTCCCGTGCGAGAGGAGTGACTGAGGCGGATTTGAATAACTATGGGGCGAAGTTTGGTAACCCGACGATCTTTGTGTCGCTGGTGGAGTGGGCGGATCGGGTGATCACGGAGTAG
- the polA gene encoding DNA polymerase I, with translation MAKTPDTKASSEQKPPIYLLDSMAFIFRAYHAMQRQRPMSTRSGIPTAATYVFVNMINKLRKDFSPHYLAAVYDLSGPVFRDERAREMKSVKKFNIKTQQFEEIDYLGYKANRTEMPADLAQQLPFIRRALEAFRIPILSYEGFEADDVIGTLSCKLSALGHKVYVVSSDKDMMQLVNEDVLILNPTKDNLILDSAGVEAALGVLPERVIDVMALRGDSIDNIPGAPGIGDKGSVELIQQFGTVEAALDRADEVKRKTYRESLQNNRDNILLSKELVTIHTGVPIEYELDDMLTQAPDNAACRELFSELEFTTLLKELAPSTSNAPLTYNLQPTPEQIAALLADARSIDLSGRVNGLTVAVFEDARALAEEVATDLSTEQETEPEPPPSQSMSLFETPEPKSPEPKVSTGASVFQIGLTTSADFAIVVSLHAPGLREALEDPTLPKHAHDLKAVLRALEPHRIDLAGVRDDVMLYSYLVNPTHGSHTLPDVTARFTDRALSPASKTPTESEIANLLPEAANAIHRLSGTLRSQIESAHLTHIYETMDLPLVSVLLRMEQAGVRIDSAVLGEMSSRLAVDIDNLAERIYADSGHRFNINSPKQLGEVLFNKMLLPKPMKYGKGKVVSTAQDVLEELAEHHAVPALVLEYRQLAKLKSTYIDSLPQLTDSLGRVHTTFNQVGTATGRLSSTNPNLQNIPVRTALGREIRAAFIPAPGNVLMSADYSQIELRLMAHFSQDPLLLDAYRTGKDIHTLTASEVFGVDAATMDKETRARAKAVNFGIVYGISPFGLAAQLNIDQKTAKTYIETYFDRYKGVQRFIEETLETVRRDQSVKTHFGRIRPIPDIQSRNPNMRGFAERTAINTPLQGTAADLIKLAMLKIDQIIRDRRLKSQMTLQVHDELLFDVVPEEVQELQELVKQEMEHVAEFSIPIVADVGVGPNWRDIK, from the coding sequence ATGGCAAAGACACCCGACACCAAAGCATCTTCCGAGCAGAAGCCCCCGATCTACCTTCTGGACAGCATGGCTTTTATCTTCCGCGCATACCACGCGATGCAACGTCAGCGCCCTATGTCCACCCGGAGCGGCATTCCCACGGCGGCGACCTATGTCTTCGTGAATATGATCAACAAGCTTCGCAAAGACTTTTCTCCTCACTATCTTGCTGCCGTCTACGACCTGTCCGGTCCGGTCTTCCGCGACGAGCGTGCTCGCGAGATGAAGTCGGTGAAGAAGTTCAATATCAAGACCCAGCAGTTTGAAGAGATCGATTATCTTGGCTACAAAGCCAACCGAACAGAGATGCCAGCGGACCTTGCACAACAGCTTCCCTTCATTCGCCGTGCCCTTGAAGCCTTTCGCATCCCAATTCTTAGTTACGAGGGATTCGAGGCGGACGACGTAATAGGAACACTGTCTTGCAAGCTCTCTGCTCTGGGCCACAAGGTCTACGTAGTCTCGTCCGATAAGGATATGATGCAGCTCGTCAATGAAGACGTGTTGATTCTCAATCCAACGAAGGACAACCTCATTCTCGACAGTGCGGGTGTTGAGGCTGCGCTTGGTGTCCTGCCAGAACGTGTCATTGATGTGATGGCTCTGCGCGGCGACTCTATCGATAACATTCCTGGGGCGCCGGGCATCGGCGATAAAGGCTCGGTCGAGCTAATTCAGCAGTTCGGCACCGTCGAGGCCGCACTTGATCGCGCGGATGAAGTAAAGCGAAAGACGTATCGGGAATCACTGCAAAACAATCGCGACAATATTCTCCTCTCCAAGGAACTCGTGACGATTCACACTGGCGTGCCTATCGAATATGAACTGGACGATATGCTTACCCAGGCGCCAGACAATGCTGCATGCCGCGAACTTTTCTCGGAACTCGAGTTCACAACTTTGCTGAAGGAGCTTGCTCCTTCTACGTCCAACGCTCCCCTTACCTACAATCTGCAACCTACACCGGAGCAGATAGCGGCGCTACTTGCTGATGCTCGTTCCATTGATCTTTCCGGAAGAGTCAATGGTTTGACTGTGGCTGTTTTTGAGGATGCCCGGGCTCTTGCAGAAGAGGTCGCCACGGATTTGTCCACAGAGCAAGAGACTGAGCCCGAGCCGCCCCCATCGCAATCCATGTCACTCTTTGAAACTCCGGAGCCAAAGAGTCCGGAGCCTAAGGTTTCGACAGGTGCATCAGTTTTCCAGATTGGTTTAACGACATCTGCTGATTTCGCCATAGTCGTCTCTCTTCACGCGCCTGGTTTGAGAGAGGCGCTGGAAGATCCGACCCTTCCGAAGCACGCCCACGACCTCAAAGCGGTCCTTCGGGCGCTCGAGCCTCACAGGATCGACCTGGCCGGAGTTCGCGATGACGTCATGCTTTACAGCTACCTCGTCAACCCGACGCATGGCTCTCACACTCTTCCAGACGTTACGGCCCGGTTTACCGATCGCGCCCTAAGCCCTGCCTCAAAGACGCCGACTGAGAGCGAGATTGCCAACCTGCTGCCCGAAGCGGCCAATGCGATCCATCGCCTCTCCGGCACGCTTCGCAGTCAAATTGAATCCGCGCATCTGACGCATATCTACGAGACGATGGATCTGCCGCTGGTTTCTGTTCTGTTGCGGATGGAGCAGGCTGGTGTCCGGATTGACTCCGCGGTTCTTGGTGAGATGTCCTCTCGGCTTGCTGTTGATATCGATAATCTTGCCGAGCGCATTTATGCGGATTCCGGCCATCGTTTCAATATCAACTCGCCCAAACAACTCGGCGAGGTTCTCTTTAACAAGATGCTTCTTCCCAAGCCGATGAAGTATGGCAAGGGCAAAGTCGTCTCTACGGCTCAGGATGTTTTGGAGGAGCTTGCGGAACATCATGCCGTTCCAGCTCTTGTGCTCGAGTATCGTCAACTCGCGAAGCTCAAATCGACCTATATCGACTCGCTTCCACAGCTTACCGATTCGTTGGGACGTGTTCATACCACCTTCAATCAAGTCGGTACGGCGACTGGCCGCCTCTCCAGCACGAATCCAAACCTGCAGAACATTCCTGTTCGCACTGCTCTAGGCCGCGAGATTCGCGCTGCCTTTATTCCTGCTCCGGGAAATGTGCTGATGTCGGCAGACTATTCGCAGATCGAACTGCGCCTGATGGCCCACTTCTCACAGGACCCTTTGTTGCTTGATGCCTATCGAACCGGCAAGGATATTCATACTCTGACCGCGAGCGAGGTGTTTGGCGTTGACGCAGCGACGATGGATAAGGAGACACGCGCTCGTGCCAAGGCTGTCAATTTTGGGATCGTGTATGGCATTAGTCCGTTTGGACTTGCGGCGCAGTTAAACATCGATCAGAAGACTGCCAAGACCTACATTGAGACGTATTTTGACCGGTACAAAGGCGTGCAGCGCTTCATTGAAGAGACACTCGAGACAGTGCGTCGAGATCAATCGGTGAAGACGCACTTTGGCCGAATTCGACCGATCCCGGATATTCAATCTCGCAACCCGAACATGCGTGGATTCGCTGAGCGGACTGCGATTAATACGCCGCTCCAAGGCACTGCTGCTGACCTCATCAAACTAGCAATGCTCAAGATTGATCAGATTATTCGGGATCGCAGGTTGAAATCACAGATGACGCTGCAGGTTCATGACGAGCTGCTCTTTGACGTAGTACCGGAAGAGGTCCAAGAACTTCAGGAACTGGTGAAGCAGGAGATGGAGCATGTTGCCGAGTTCTCCATTCCGATTGTTGCCGATGTGGGCGTTGGGCCTAACTGGCGCGACATAAAATAG
- a CDS encoding AI-2E family transporter codes for MQEGRESPPWRQITLYLLTLAVLILCAFILQPFFSAIVGAIVLAVVTEIPYNWLSTRIPHRTTCATVALLLVILAVIVPAFFLAQELGEQALRAIVSLRNPNTQNLVTDYIGNHPALANRIEAFSASIDVNNAARTTAAYVGSKAAMILGNSVHLITEMVVMLFLLFFLFRDRQLALTALRSLIPLRDDESSELLERIDDTIYATFLGRLAIALVQGVLAGLAFWTLGVPGVILWSITLTAFAMIPAFGAFLVWGPIAIYLGLNGHWGKAALLAIWGGLIVSTIDNILYPTLIGSHLRSHTAIILITILGGIAVFGPLGIILGPVIFTIASTLLDIWHARTTQITT; via the coding sequence ATGCAAGAAGGCAGAGAATCCCCGCCTTGGAGACAGATCACCCTCTACCTTCTCACCCTCGCGGTCCTCATCCTCTGCGCCTTCATCCTCCAGCCCTTCTTCTCTGCCATCGTCGGAGCCATCGTGCTCGCGGTCGTTACCGAGATTCCCTACAACTGGCTCTCCACCCGCATCCCCCACCGCACCACCTGCGCCACCGTCGCTCTCCTCCTCGTCATCCTCGCCGTCATCGTCCCAGCATTCTTCCTCGCACAGGAGCTAGGCGAACAAGCCCTCCGCGCCATCGTCTCCCTCCGCAATCCCAACACCCAGAACCTTGTCACCGACTACATCGGCAATCACCCCGCACTCGCCAATCGCATCGAAGCCTTCTCCGCCTCCATCGACGTCAACAACGCCGCCCGCACCACCGCAGCCTACGTCGGCAGCAAGGCGGCCATGATCCTCGGCAACTCCGTCCACCTCATCACCGAGATGGTCGTCATGCTCTTCCTCCTCTTCTTCCTCTTTCGCGACCGCCAGCTTGCCCTCACCGCCCTGCGCTCCCTCATCCCCCTCCGCGATGACGAGTCCAGCGAACTGCTCGAGCGCATCGACGACACCATCTACGCCACCTTCCTTGGCCGCCTAGCCATCGCACTCGTACAGGGAGTCCTCGCCGGCCTCGCCTTTTGGACTCTCGGCGTTCCCGGCGTCATCCTCTGGTCCATCACCCTCACCGCCTTCGCCATGATTCCGGCCTTCGGAGCCTTCCTCGTCTGGGGACCCATCGCCATCTACCTCGGCCTCAACGGCCACTGGGGCAAGGCCGCCCTGCTCGCCATCTGGGGTGGACTCATCGTCAGCACCATCGACAACATCCTCTATCCCACCCTCATCGGCAGCCACCTGCGCTCCCACACTGCCATCATCCTCATCACCATCCTCGGAGGCATCGCAGTCTTCGGTCCCCTCGGAATCATCCTCGGCCCCGTCATCTTCACCATCGCCTCCACCCTGCTAGACATCTGGCACGCCCGCACTACCCAAATCACCACTTAG